A portion of the Elusimicrobiota bacterium genome contains these proteins:
- a CDS encoding ABC transporter permease has product MNLALRDVDYHRARFALTSVGLGLLVGVVMSMGGIYRGLVADALSFSRAAEADLWVVQQDTNGPFAAVSRIPEDVRYRVAAVPGVLEAAPLSFQTIQFDRHGKPFRFFLVGYDLGSFGGPTEIVAGRPIRRKRYELVAGQGMNLEVGETLRLGLHEYTVVGVTGKIVSSGGDPAAFVSLPDAQDIQFKSDNDAIRNERRRAAAGLGAAGAPSTHVVNAVIARLAPGADPAEVAARIGRWSHFRAVTDDEQNRIITKGMIEKARMQLGLFRVILLVISAVIISLIIYTSTLDKIRVIATLKLIGSPDSLIVGMILQQSLMMGLIAYGLGWLLIALTYEKFPRRVVLEPFDLRLLFVVIMAICALASFAGIRKALKVEPAEALGG; this is encoded by the coding sequence ATGAACCTCGCCCTGCGCGACGTCGACTATCATCGGGCGCGGTTCGCGCTCACGTCCGTCGGCCTGGGCCTCCTCGTCGGCGTGGTGATGAGCATGGGCGGGATCTACCGGGGCCTGGTGGCGGACGCCCTCTCCTTCAGCCGCGCCGCCGAGGCGGACCTCTGGGTGGTGCAGCAGGACACGAACGGCCCCTTCGCCGCGGTGTCCCGCATACCGGAGGACGTCCGCTACCGCGTCGCCGCCGTTCCCGGCGTGCTCGAGGCCGCGCCCCTCTCGTTCCAGACGATCCAGTTCGACCGTCACGGGAAGCCGTTCCGTTTCTTCCTCGTCGGCTACGACCTGGGCTCCTTCGGAGGTCCGACGGAGATCGTCGCCGGACGCCCGATCCGCCGCAAGCGCTACGAGCTGGTGGCCGGGCAGGGCATGAACCTGGAGGTCGGCGAAACCCTCCGGCTCGGCCTCCACGAGTATACCGTGGTCGGCGTCACCGGCAAGATCGTCTCCTCCGGCGGCGATCCCGCCGCCTTCGTGAGCCTTCCCGACGCCCAGGACATCCAGTTCAAGAGCGACAACGACGCGATCCGCAACGAGCGGCGGCGCGCCGCCGCCGGGCTCGGCGCGGCCGGAGCCCCGTCGACGCACGTCGTCAACGCCGTGATCGCGCGCCTCGCGCCGGGCGCCGATCCCGCGGAGGTCGCGGCGCGCATCGGCCGCTGGAGCCATTTCCGCGCCGTCACCGACGACGAGCAGAACCGGATCATCACCAAGGGGATGATCGAGAAGGCGCGCATGCAGCTCGGCCTGTTCCGCGTCATCCTGCTCGTGATCTCGGCCGTGATCATCTCGCTGATCATCTACACCTCGACCCTCGACAAGATCCGGGTCATCGCCACGCTCAAGCTGATCGGCTCCCCCGATTCGCTGATCGTCGGCATGATCCTCCAGCAGTCGCTGATGATGGGGCTCATCGCCTACGGGCTCGGCTGGCTCCTGATCGCGCTGACCTACGAGAAGTTCCCGCGCCGCGTCGTGCTGGAGCCCTTCGATCTGCGGCTGCTCTTCGTCGTCATCATGGCCATCTGCGCGCTGGCGAGCTTCGCCGGCATCCGCAAGGCGCTCAAGGTCGAGCCGGCCGAGGCGCTCGGAGGCTGA
- a CDS encoding efflux RND transporter periplasmic adaptor subunit, translating to MDSKRKTAIASAGALALLVLLKAAFFSAPKVKEVRLEKRDLTAQVYGNGTVEAKVVVGVSSKLTGRIVELYADQGDRVKRGRLLARLENDDLAGQLRKARATLELASRNARRYRSLADKDLVSRLEAEQYETADRVAAAEEAAARARLDDTLIAAPEDGLIISRHLEKGAIVTPGQAIFSLVDARTVWVKANVDESLLRGVAVGRKAVISLRSAPGAAFPGEVVRVGRESDRVTEELVVDVAFTPPLKDFHLGEQADVLITDETRTNAPSLPSAAVVSRGSSRGVWVIAGKRLEFRPVVAGAEDGRGFTEIVSGLADGDRVALAAPPVLGKLSSGMKVRAAR from the coding sequence ATGGACTCGAAACGAAAGACGGCGATCGCGTCGGCGGGCGCTTTGGCCCTGCTCGTCCTGCTGAAGGCGGCCTTTTTCTCCGCGCCGAAGGTCAAGGAGGTCCGGCTCGAGAAGCGCGACCTCACGGCCCAGGTCTACGGCAACGGCACCGTGGAGGCCAAGGTGGTCGTGGGCGTGTCCAGCAAGCTCACCGGCCGGATCGTCGAGCTTTACGCCGACCAGGGGGACCGGGTCAAGCGCGGCCGTCTCCTGGCGAGGCTGGAGAACGACGACCTCGCCGGGCAGCTGCGCAAGGCCCGCGCGACCCTCGAGCTGGCGAGCCGCAACGCCCGGCGCTACCGGAGCCTCGCGGACAAGGACCTGGTCTCCCGTCTGGAGGCCGAGCAGTACGAGACGGCCGACCGGGTGGCCGCGGCGGAGGAGGCCGCGGCGCGCGCCCGGCTCGACGACACGCTCATCGCCGCTCCCGAGGACGGGCTGATCATCTCGCGCCATCTAGAGAAGGGAGCGATCGTCACCCCGGGACAGGCCATCTTCAGCCTCGTCGACGCGAGGACCGTGTGGGTGAAGGCCAACGTGGACGAATCCCTGCTGCGCGGGGTCGCCGTGGGCCGGAAGGCGGTCATCAGCCTGCGCTCCGCGCCCGGCGCGGCGTTCCCGGGCGAGGTCGTCCGGGTGGGGCGCGAGAGCGACCGCGTGACCGAGGAGCTCGTCGTCGACGTCGCGTTCACCCCCCCGCTCAAGGACTTCCACCTCGGCGAGCAGGCCGACGTCCTCATCACCGACGAGACCCGGACGAACGCGCCTTCTTTGCCTTCGGCCGCGGTCGTCTCCCGGGGCTCGAGCCGCGGCGTCTGGGTCATCGCCGGCAAGCGCCTGGAGTTCCGCCCGGTCGTCGCGGGCGCCGAGGACGGCCGGGGCTTCACGGAGATCGTCTCGGGCCTCGCGGACGGCGACCGCGTCGCCCTCGCCGCGCCTCCCGTGCTCGGCAAGCTGTCGAGCGGGATGAAGGTCCGGGCGGCCCGATGA